The Brachionichthys hirsutus isolate HB-005 chromosome 17, CSIRO-AGI_Bhir_v1, whole genome shotgun sequence genome segment TTCTTTCCATAGATTTAAATACATCTGAACCAAAGACGCACTGCAGTCCCCAAGATGGATAAGTTTCGTATGATGTTCCAGTTTCTCCAGTCCAACCAGGAGTCCTTTATGAATGGGATCTGTGGTATCATGGCGCTCGCCAGCGCTCAGATGTACTCCGTGTTTGAGTTCAGCTGCCCCTGCATGCCCGAGTACAACTACACCTATGGCATCGGACTGCTCATCGTCCCCCCCATATGGTTCTTCATGATAGGTTTCGTGCTGAACAATAACGTGTCGGTGCTCACGGAGGAGTGGCACCGGCCCACGGGAAAGCGAAGGAAGGACCCATCCATCGTTCGCTACATGTTCTGCTCCATCACGCAGCGATCCTTGATAGCTCCCGCGGTATGGGTGTCCGTCACGCTCATGGATGGGAAGAGCTTCCTCTGCGCGTTCAGCGTCAACTTGGATATCGATAGGTTTGGGAACTTCAGTTTGATGAGAGAGATGTCAGAAACGGAGAGGATAAGATTGCTGGCAAGACTTCCCTGCAAAGACCTGTTTGAGCACCAGGAAATAAGAGTGGCGGCTTCGCGATACATCAAGTGCATCTCGCAGGTAGAGAACCTTCTCCCCTTCCCTGGGGATTTTCTAAAGTGACAGAATGATGGGTTTCCCtcttagcgctgtcgcctcgcagcaggAGGGCTTGGAGTCGGATGCTGGAGCCGGGGTCCAGCATCGTCATGGCGACCATGGACCTTTTTGGATTCCATGCACTGTCGTTTCATTTTCTGGTCAAGTGAGCGAGAGTTTTCAGACTGCAGTTTTTCAACTTTGTCACAGGATACGATGACTCAGCaagtttcctcctccttcccgcAGTTTAACCTACATCTTCGCCGCTCGACTCCCAAACGGCTTTTGCGCTTTAAAGGAATATAGATAAGAGTCTAGATTGATTATTCATGGAATTGGGACTCATTTCAATCCAAACATGCCCACGCTGTTATTTTAAGTCTTTttatcagctgggggggggggggggatcatacAAGCTTAAAAgtaatgtgaaaatgaaaaaatggtCTTTTGATATATAGATTTTGTTAATGGGCTATGCGGAGGCCACAGATATGCTTCCTCATCTGCTAGTcgactgaaagagagagaacaatgAACCGGATCCTCACCCCAATCCGTTTCTCTGATATCTATATTTTGCCCATGTAGATCTCAGCATGGCGTTCTCGCTCTCCTTTATGTTATGCTGAGTATCGCTTTATTTTGCAGGCATGCGGCTGGATGTTTCTGCTCATGATGACCTTCACGGCCTTCCTGATACGAGCCATTCGACCGTGCTTCACTCAAGCCGCCTTCCTGAAGACCAAGTACTGGTCTCATTACATCGACATTGAGCGCAAGATGTTCGACGAGACCTGCAAGGAGCACGCCAAGAGCTTCGCCAAGGTGTGCATCCATCAGTACTTTGAGAACATCAGTGGGGAGATGCACAGATTTCACCAGCGGCGCTCCAGCAGGGACGACAGCGACGACGAAGACGAGCGGAGGAAGAGTGACGAAGAGAAGCTCCTGGGCATCAGAGCCCAGGAGGACATGAACAAGGCTTTGTGGAACTGGCACACCTGTAAGCCAGCTCTGGCGCTCAGACAGGACCAAATAGATGGCGAAAAGAATGGCGGGATTAATGGAGCAGCCAATGGCTTTGTGAAGGGACACACCCATGACACGCAGAAAAAGGAATGGGCCGTGTATTATAGTAAGGTCTGAAGGGTTAGTGAGGACAAAGGCCTTCGTGTTGATGTCCAACCGTCGTGTGTCCTGGAGTCTTTTGTGTCTCTACACAAAGAAAACACGACATATTATTAGTCTGTCAAAGTCGGTTGCAAATCTAACGTCTTTGTGTAGCGGAATGTGATGAAACTTAAAGCTGTAGATCATACATGAATGAAATCAATGCAATATATAGCTTGAATGGTGGTGCAACGTTTGATCTTAGCGCACACAGAATGGGATTAAATGGATTGCCAATGGCTGGAGGAGTCTAAAGAGATCagaactctgattggctgttagaCCAGCGCAAATAACACGGAAGCGTGTAGATAtatctcacacgcacacacacacacacggatggcGGATAATGTTAATGCTAGTAGCGCAGATGTTACACAAGCGACATTACCCATTGATCGTCCTGACTTTGTGGCTCTTATACTGCTGTTATAACACATTCTACGACTCGACTTTAGCATGTAAGTGCTATTTGATGCCTTCAGTTGctttaatattatatttaacCGGAACACCTTGGTGACTGCCAGCTCAATCTTAATTGGCCCTTGTGACAATAACAagcctttatttaaaatgtcaacttATTTATTCAACAATGACAGGTTTGTctctcatgcatgtgtgtgggttGACATCTCAGTACTGATTGTCATGAGAGCAAAGTAGACTAACCCCATTATGTGTTCAAACAAAGAAACGGCGTCagccaaaaaaaacatttgcatgctGCTCAGGAAACAAGGTCAACTTTTGCATCTCCCTCATTTTCTTGCCGGGTTTCTCATTTCACCAGTCGTACCCGGGTaaaacagcgccccccccccccccccccccctccaaggaAAATGGAATTGTAATGTCAATTTGAAAATACAAGATCGAGAGGAGTCAgttgaggtggctggggcatctatttcagaTGCCCCCTGGGCG includes the following:
- the calhm1b gene encoding calcium homeostasis modulator 1, with the translated sequence MDKFRMMFQFLQSNQESFMNGICGIMALASAQMYSVFEFSCPCMPEYNYTYGIGLLIVPPIWFFMIGFVLNNNVSVLTEEWHRPTGKRRKDPSIVRYMFCSITQRSLIAPAVWVSVTLMDGKSFLCAFSVNLDIDRFGNFSLMREMSETERIRLLARLPCKDLFEHQEIRVAASRYIKCISQACGWMFLLMMTFTAFLIRAIRPCFTQAAFLKTKYWSHYIDIERKMFDETCKEHAKSFAKVCIHQYFENISGEMHRFHQRRSSRDDSDDEDERRKSDEEKLLGIRAQEDMNKALWNWHTCKPALALRQDQIDGEKNGGINGAANGFVKGHTHDTQKKEWAVYYSKV